In a single window of the Maridesulfovibrio bastinii DSM 16055 genome:
- a CDS encoding glycosyltransferase family 4 protein has protein sequence MGRENLKLLMVSRDLGHHGGVVDTLRLLSHKLNGAIDIRHFSYGRKPWQTGIVGYLQPLVDLVSLTFLLCFNRFDLVHLNPSLNPKSFLREIGPLFILRCFGYKGHVLVFFHGWKPEFVSRISSIRICSFFFKWLLGLAGKIIVLSSGYKDTLVEMGIPSEKLIVFSSMFEQQSVSDCLKRYPQGPVLLFMSRIVEGKGVYELLDSFSLINEKYPESSLIFAGDGPDKDFVEKKSANLRNVHFAGYVTGEAKKKLFEKADIFVLPTKFSEGCPVSLLEAMASGLVSVVPAAGGITDVVEPGVTAVVIPEVTAKAIAEGVISILEDEKKYLAISKNARNTAYEKYEADKVCFEIKKIYMAIAEDFLN, from the coding sequence TTGGGTCGGGAAAATCTTAAGTTGTTGATGGTCTCAAGAGATCTTGGCCATCATGGCGGGGTAGTTGATACTCTCCGCCTGCTTTCACATAAACTAAATGGTGCAATAGACATCAGGCATTTTTCCTACGGAAGAAAACCGTGGCAGACAGGGATTGTCGGTTATCTGCAACCGTTGGTTGATCTTGTTTCCCTTACTTTTCTGTTATGCTTCAATCGTTTTGATCTGGTTCATTTAAACCCTTCGTTAAACCCTAAATCTTTTTTGAGGGAAATCGGCCCATTATTCATTTTGCGCTGCTTTGGCTATAAAGGTCATGTGCTTGTCTTTTTTCATGGCTGGAAGCCTGAGTTTGTCTCCAGAATAAGCAGTATAAGAATCTGTTCTTTTTTCTTTAAATGGCTGCTTGGTCTTGCCGGTAAAATAATAGTTCTTTCCTCCGGTTATAAAGATACACTGGTTGAAATGGGAATTCCTTCCGAAAAATTAATTGTCTTCAGTTCAATGTTTGAACAGCAGTCCGTTTCTGATTGCCTTAAGCGGTACCCCCAAGGGCCTGTACTGCTATTCATGTCCAGAATTGTTGAAGGTAAAGGTGTTTATGAGCTTTTAGATTCTTTTAGCCTCATTAATGAGAAATATCCTGAAAGCTCCTTGATTTTTGCCGGTGATGGACCAGATAAAGATTTTGTTGAAAAAAAGTCTGCTAATCTCAGAAATGTCCATTTTGCAGGTTATGTTACAGGCGAAGCAAAAAAGAAATTGTTTGAAAAAGCTGATATTTTTGTGTTGCCCACTAAATTTTCAGAAGGATGCCCGGTCTCGCTTCTGGAGGCCATGGCTTCAGGTCTGGTTTCAGTCGTCCCCGCAGCCGGAGGGATAACCGATGTTGTTGAACCCGGAGTGACTGCTGTAGTTATCCCGGAAGTTACAGCTAAAGCAATTGCGGAAGGTGTTATAAGTATTCTTGAAGATGAAAAAAAATATTTAGCGATTTCAAAGAATGCAAGAAACACAGCTTATGAAAAATATGAAGCCGATAAAGTCTGCTTTGAAATTAAAAAGATATATATGGCTATTGCGGAGGATTTTTTAAATTGA
- a CDS encoding O-antigen ligase family protein: MNLLLTLFFFFRPVMFVDLGWKIVGLNITEFFAVVASAILIAAYVLNLIFTKQINVSVIDFFIVFFIIWCLFVYVLYIDKADIKDSAKFALPFFTYIVMKNIVRNRQQYTRLLYIMILGYAIPVFSSAFLIVQGKGLDRVMYWTGLHRFQGVYVNPHNMAHCMTFLLMIICIYAVICTVDPKLKPMSKRKFTVVFFTVLSMLALYCLYNSFVRTCFLGLAVFVYYYLFRINKKALIIITVAVGIIGVMSAAVLYTIFFDMVDAAEGKTSAQRFGSGRPYIWMHNLTEFSNFSLDRKLAGAGIGNRRNIHSSNLGDDVWNSHNDLLEVLMQTGIIGFIIFILMQFFMFQKIRRLEGREKYIFLALFFAVFFMNCVSNSYVVRFGLGQMYYIVLSYIELPIHEQQQTDMQIEEAHALDMKAKKSRLIG; this comes from the coding sequence ATGAATTTATTACTGACACTGTTTTTCTTTTTCAGACCCGTCATGTTTGTTGATCTGGGCTGGAAAATAGTAGGTTTGAACATAACAGAATTTTTTGCTGTTGTTGCGAGCGCTATACTTATAGCTGCTTATGTTCTCAATTTAATATTCACCAAACAGATTAATGTGTCTGTAATAGATTTTTTTATAGTCTTTTTTATAATATGGTGCCTCTTTGTCTATGTCCTTTATATTGATAAAGCTGATATAAAAGATTCTGCAAAATTTGCACTGCCGTTTTTTACATATATTGTAATGAAAAATATTGTAAGAAATCGACAACAATATACACGATTATTGTATATTATGATTCTTGGCTATGCAATTCCAGTATTTTCAAGTGCTTTTCTTATTGTACAGGGTAAGGGACTTGATAGAGTTATGTACTGGACTGGTCTGCACAGATTTCAAGGTGTGTATGTAAACCCGCATAATATGGCCCATTGCATGACATTTTTGCTTATGATTATATGCATATACGCAGTTATATGTACCGTTGATCCAAAGCTTAAGCCCATGTCAAAGAGAAAGTTTACTGTAGTCTTTTTTACAGTTTTATCCATGCTTGCATTATATTGTCTGTATAACAGTTTTGTGCGTACGTGCTTCTTGGGATTAGCTGTTTTTGTTTACTACTATCTATTTAGAATTAATAAAAAAGCTTTGATTATTATTACTGTGGCAGTGGGAATTATCGGTGTAATGTCTGCTGCTGTATTATATACAATCTTTTTCGACATGGTTGATGCTGCTGAAGGTAAAACTTCAGCTCAAAGATTCGGTTCTGGGCGTCCTTATATCTGGATGCATAACCTCACCGAATTTTCAAATTTTTCTCTTGATAGAAAACTTGCAGGTGCTGGTATAGGTAACAGAAGAAATATCCACAGCAGCAATCTCGGTGACGATGTTTGGAACAGCCATAATGACCTGCTTGAAGTTCTGATGCAGACCGGAATTATCGGATTTATAATATTTATTCTGATGCAATTTTTTATGTTTCAAAAAATTCGACGACTTGAGGGTAGGGAAAAGTATATTTTCCTTGCCCTGTTTTTCGCCGTATTTTTCATGAACTGCGTCAGTAACAGCTATGTTGTAAGATTTGGACTCGGGCAGATGTACTACATTGTACTTTCATATATTGAATTGCCCATCCATGAACAACAGCAGACCGATATGCAGATTGAAGAAGCCCATGCTTTGGATATGAAGGCGAAAAAAAGTCGTTTGATAGGGTAA
- a CDS encoding heparinase II/III family protein, with protein sequence MNSAKALWFFYRLRAMGPAEICWRFRNLAYSRLQRIGLFRVRRVASPKLDKDDGRWLPFDALADSREECVKIADDLLEKGMHLFSLEHLYPCIEPDWNTDPLTGIKAPLKFGKTLDYRDTAIVGDSKYLWEPSRFLQVVPIARAYSLTGDDKYLDAVKKMIRSWLKQCPYLYGPQWSSSLELAIRLINWALAWQYIGGKDSKIFKDEDGRFFKKEWLESIYRHMDFIRGWFSKGSSANNHLIGEAAGLFTACATWPYWEDCSQWRILTRDILEVEVRRQIHLDGIDAEQAVSYQQFVLDFLLVAWTSHRESFSEGYLSVVRKMISFIGAIMDSKGNVPMIGDADDGFVTGLLPYGECPYKSLLATGGILFIRKSLRARVGKEDLKTRSLLGRNPAAVKKRKAGDRAMSRCRRFRHGGYYLLGSSFNEADEIFILVDCGPLGLGSLAAHGHADALSVYLSAGGNEFLIDPGTYAYHTDRKWRDYFRGTSAHNTIRVDGEDQSVIGGNFLWRDKAEAKPLEISLGGAIESFTGMHNGYSRLSDPVTVERSISFERRNSIVKIEDRLECSSSHTVEQFWHFSEKCCLSNPSNGIVVAENGGWRMTMSFPKNSDIKIISGQEDPPLGWISRSYGAKEPCSVVVCTKEIKNSSVLRVEFLIEKIADSER encoded by the coding sequence ATGAATTCTGCCAAAGCTCTCTGGTTTTTTTACCGGTTGAGAGCAATGGGGCCGGCTGAAATTTGCTGGAGATTCAGAAATCTTGCTTATTCAAGATTACAGAGAATAGGTCTTTTTAGAGTAAGAAGAGTCGCTTCTCCTAAACTAGATAAAGATGATGGAAGATGGCTTCCTTTTGACGCTCTTGCAGACAGTCGTGAAGAATGTGTTAAAATTGCGGATGATCTGCTTGAAAAAGGGATGCACCTGTTTTCGCTTGAGCATCTTTATCCGTGTATAGAGCCTGATTGGAATACAGATCCTTTAACTGGAATAAAAGCTCCTTTGAAATTCGGTAAGACTCTTGATTACAGAGATACAGCAATTGTTGGTGACAGCAAGTATCTCTGGGAGCCTTCAAGGTTTTTGCAGGTAGTGCCTATTGCACGGGCTTACAGCCTTACAGGAGATGATAAATATCTTGATGCTGTAAAAAAAATGATTCGGTCATGGCTAAAACAGTGCCCTTATTTATACGGTCCCCAGTGGTCCAGCTCTCTTGAGCTGGCTATCCGCCTTATAAACTGGGCGCTGGCATGGCAGTATATAGGTGGCAAGGATTCGAAAATTTTTAAAGACGAAGACGGCAGATTTTTCAAAAAAGAATGGCTTGAATCCATATACAGGCACATGGATTTTATACGCGGATGGTTTTCAAAAGGATCTTCGGCGAATAACCATCTGATAGGTGAAGCTGCAGGATTATTTACAGCGTGTGCGACATGGCCTTACTGGGAAGATTGCTCTCAGTGGAGGATTCTGACCAGAGACATTCTTGAAGTAGAGGTCCGCAGACAGATTCATCTTGATGGCATTGATGCGGAACAAGCTGTGTCTTATCAGCAATTTGTACTTGATTTTCTGCTTGTTGCATGGACATCACACCGGGAGTCCTTTTCAGAAGGCTATTTATCTGTTGTCAGAAAAATGATCTCGTTTATCGGTGCGATAATGGACAGCAAAGGCAATGTCCCGATGATAGGCGATGCCGATGACGGGTTTGTAACCGGACTTCTCCCTTACGGGGAATGCCCATACAAATCCCTTCTTGCAACCGGTGGGATTTTATTTATCCGCAAATCACTAAGAGCCAGAGTGGGCAAAGAGGATTTAAAAACCAGAAGTCTGCTTGGAAGGAATCCTGCGGCTGTAAAGAAACGCAAAGCCGGTGACCGTGCTATGAGCCGTTGCAGACGTTTCAGACACGGTGGATATTATCTTCTTGGAAGTTCTTTCAATGAAGCGGATGAAATTTTTATTCTTGTGGATTGCGGCCCTCTGGGGTTGGGATCATTAGCTGCCCACGGGCATGCTGATGCTTTATCCGTTTATCTGTCTGCCGGGGGAAATGAATTTTTAATTGATCCCGGTACATACGCTTATCATACAGACAGAAAATGGAGGGATTATTTCAGAGGAACTTCGGCGCACAACACCATTAGAGTGGATGGTGAAGATCAGAGTGTCATTGGTGGTAATTTTCTATGGAGAGATAAAGCTGAAGCAAAACCCTTGGAAATTTCTTTAGGTGGTGCGATTGAAAGTTTCACTGGAATGCATAACGGATATTCCCGGTTATCCGATCCTGTGACAGTTGAACGCAGTATTTCTTTTGAGCGGAGAAATTCAATAGTTAAAATTGAAGACCGCCTTGAATGTTCATCATCACATACTGTTGAACAGTTCTGGCATTTCAGTGAAAAATGCTGCTTATCAAATCCTTCAAACGGTATTGTTGTTGCTGAAAATGGCGGTTGGAGAATGACAATGAGCTTTCCAAAAAATTCAGATATAAAGATTATTTCTGGACAGGAAGACCCTCCGCTTGGATGGATATCACGTTCTTATGGAGCCAAGGAACCATGCTCTGTTGTTGTTTGTACAAAGGAAATTAAAAATTCATCTGTTCTCAGGGTAGAATTTTTAATTGAAAAGATAGCTGATTCTGAGAGATGA
- the xrtD gene encoding VPLPA-CTERM-specific exosortase XrtD yields the protein MGSVIAFIVFCASWILVYSDSFSPLIRRWESGDYSYCWLVVPLALYVAWQKREQAFFARDPAVKSGYIFIFISIGLYFLGKSAAVDAVVFLSMWLSLVAVFLLILGWKSLMAMFYPFVILAFAIPPPPFINRLLTFKLRLISSDLSVRIMQFFDVPVFREGNVIDLGIIQLQVVDACSGLRYVFPTILLGLLMGYWFNSKVWQRIIVLIATIPTAIATNALRIALVGFLARSVSIETATNFFHEASGIVVYLVSIIILVCLSLLLNLFSSSQAVSDKSRRKFFSGNIRKVPLHIWAVAILLIGVFFLHSHYMGNRIVPSRLSFDSFPLHFNDFKGKREFFSKEIIESLGADDYFSGVFADERTGRDILVLVSWYNYQEPQRAAHNPVSCLLGGGGWALSVSEDLPPDPESGRNFKVRRMLLEKSGYRLLALYWFQQRGRIITNEYMNKGYLALDSINENRTDGGLVRVEMLLGKNEKVSDAQKILDRFIKNFSVRLHPYIPD from the coding sequence GTGGGCTCTGTTATAGCTTTCATAGTTTTTTGTGCTTCCTGGATACTGGTTTATTCTGATTCATTTTCTCCGCTTATAAGACGCTGGGAGAGTGGGGACTACTCATATTGCTGGCTGGTTGTTCCTCTTGCTTTATATGTGGCGTGGCAGAAAAGAGAACAGGCCTTTTTTGCAAGAGATCCTGCAGTTAAATCAGGTTATATTTTTATATTTATTTCAATAGGATTATATTTTCTGGGAAAATCTGCGGCAGTTGATGCTGTTGTTTTTCTTTCCATGTGGCTGTCGCTGGTTGCAGTGTTTTTATTGATACTGGGCTGGAAATCTTTAATGGCTATGTTTTATCCATTTGTTATTTTAGCTTTTGCAATTCCGCCGCCGCCGTTCATAAACCGCCTGCTGACTTTCAAACTAAGACTGATTTCTTCGGACCTTTCAGTCAGAATCATGCAGTTCTTTGATGTCCCTGTTTTCAGAGAGGGCAATGTTATTGATCTGGGTATTATACAACTGCAGGTTGTAGATGCATGCAGTGGGCTGAGGTATGTTTTTCCGACAATACTTCTCGGCTTGCTCATGGGGTACTGGTTCAATTCAAAAGTCTGGCAGCGCATAATAGTTCTAATCGCTACTATTCCTACGGCTATAGCAACGAACGCTCTTAGGATTGCTTTGGTAGGTTTTCTTGCAAGAAGTGTTTCTATTGAGACCGCTACTAACTTTTTCCATGAAGCCTCAGGTATTGTTGTTTACCTTGTTTCAATAATAATTCTGGTCTGTCTAAGTTTGCTGTTAAACCTGTTTTCGTCTTCTCAGGCTGTCTCAGACAAAAGCCGCAGGAAGTTTTTTTCAGGAAATATCAGAAAGGTTCCTTTGCATATCTGGGCCGTGGCCATTCTGCTTATCGGTGTATTTTTTCTTCACAGTCATTACATGGGAAACAGAATTGTACCGAGCAGATTGTCTTTTGATTCTTTTCCCCTTCATTTTAATGATTTTAAAGGAAAAAGAGAATTTTTCAGTAAAGAAATTATTGAATCACTCGGTGCTGATGACTATTTCTCGGGTGTTTTTGCCGATGAGCGCACCGGGCGGGATATCCTTGTTCTTGTATCATGGTATAATTATCAGGAACCACAGAGGGCTGCCCACAATCCTGTAAGCTGTCTCCTTGGCGGTGGGGGCTGGGCATTATCTGTATCTGAGGACCTTCCACCTGATCCTGAATCAGGAAGGAATTTTAAAGTCCGTCGGATGCTTCTGGAAAAATCCGGCTATAGACTTCTGGCTTTATACTGGTTTCAACAGCGTGGCAGAATAATCACTAACGAATATATGAATAAAGGTTATCTTGCTTTGGATTCGATTAATGAAAATAGGACCGATGGAGGTCTGGTCAGGGTGGAAATGTTACTTGGTAAGAATGAAAAAGTTAGCGATGCACAGAAAATTCTTGATAGATTTATCAAAAATTTTTCAGTGAGACTGCATCCGTATATTCCTGACTGA
- a CDS encoding sulfotransferase family protein: MKAPVFIVGAPRSGTTLTARIVGGHPEIYIPGEGYFFDDIYSSRKELGELPDLDVLKKIYNRLMDMYGRYNMLEDQERVEDLSKGPLDFEAFSDCSDYKDVLNVFMDVQTREAGKLRWGNHTPRDLYNIDDILSFYPDAHIIACVRDPRDFMLSYKEKWKVRKGMEAVRLKSLYHPVITSLQWKSSMEKILGLEKKVPPENLTILKYEDLVTEPEKMVRNLCAGLKEKFYPEMLNVSCNNSSSLNAGQKGIFSSSVGKWREQLSYIDVAVMQIIAGKEMELAGYEIEKVACSKFKILWLFLTAPFAVTKGLFLNRHKRGPLLPYLIRRLKPFLKDC; encoded by the coding sequence TTGAAAGCACCTGTTTTCATAGTTGGCGCACCTCGTTCAGGAACAACCTTAACAGCTAGAATAGTTGGGGGGCATCCGGAAATTTATATTCCCGGAGAAGGGTATTTTTTTGATGATATTTATTCATCAAGGAAAGAATTAGGGGAATTGCCTGATCTTGATGTCTTAAAAAAGATATATAACCGGCTGATGGATATGTACGGTCGCTACAACATGCTTGAAGATCAGGAAAGAGTAGAAGACCTTTCCAAAGGACCACTTGATTTTGAAGCCTTTTCCGATTGTTCTGATTATAAAGATGTGCTGAATGTTTTTATGGATGTTCAGACTCGCGAGGCCGGAAAATTACGCTGGGGAAATCATACTCCGAGAGACCTTTACAATATTGACGATATTCTTTCATTTTATCCTGATGCGCATATTATAGCATGTGTACGCGATCCTCGTGACTTTATGCTTTCGTATAAAGAGAAATGGAAAGTGCGCAAGGGAATGGAAGCTGTAAGGCTTAAAAGTCTTTATCATCCGGTGATAACTTCATTGCAATGGAAGTCTTCAATGGAAAAGATACTCGGACTTGAAAAAAAGGTTCCGCCTGAAAATTTAACCATATTGAAGTATGAAGATCTCGTAACCGAACCAGAGAAAATGGTTAGAAATCTTTGTGCGGGGTTAAAGGAAAAATTTTATCCGGAGATGCTGAATGTCTCTTGCAATAATTCATCATCTCTCAACGCAGGGCAAAAGGGCATTTTTTCAAGTTCTGTTGGTAAGTGGAGAGAACAGCTTTCGTATATTGACGTAGCTGTGATGCAGATTATTGCAGGTAAAGAGATGGAATTGGCTGGTTATGAAATTGAAAAAGTAGCGTGCTCGAAGTTTAAGATCCTGTGGCTCTTTTTAACGGCTCCATTTGCCGTGACAAAAGGCTTGTTTTTGAACAGGCATAAGCGTGGACCACTTTTGCCATACCTGATACGCAGATTGAAACCCTTTTTAAAAGATTGCTGA
- a CDS encoding GGDEF domain-containing protein yields the protein MLQLIKKTGFSLSGHKDLKKNSLTGPGIGSLIQNAKKLDILYFSINDFPIFENMYGHEWVTRVENELSEILNREGLKKLKHQNFHIFTFNHGEFFILNPLEHTHSSTLEQLAYEIKVAIENALKSDQISKIGNTVTINSGYSVYKASHSDDSSWIGFLSAIGDARLEAQKKTDFGNLELGEEFLKVLKEKSITPLFQPIIDLQNQGILGWEALSRGPKNSPFHSPLTLFDMAENLGKLFPLEKICRELAITEFGQVLPHQKLFLNIHPRTIGDPNFSPGETIRLLNRYGLQPENIVFEITERHSVKDFKNFHQTMEHYRNQGYNIAIDDAGTGYSGLCTIAEIKPDYIKLDKSFIDNIDTNKVSRALIETFTDFANKIGARVIVEGIETKSQALAVTDMGVHLGQGYFFARPGNPRPSIREEALHIGAFSRIKTETNVCRLPVSTLVRKTDSVEYDTPVPLVQNIFDQTGPVSSVVVVNNSTPFGLVMDYNLNRHLSGKFGVALYSNRPITAVMDNKPLIVDHLSPVEQVSKQAMARERQKAYDDIIVTRNNELIGVVSVQKLLDTLAHAQVEMARGTNPLTGLPGNLDIEREVERRMKLDQKYSIIYADLDNFKVYNDTYGFKNGDKIILLIAKILEWGVCKHGCEDDFVGHIGGDDFVVITHPEKAERICQSITRCFKRAVKSSYNKEDASRGCMEGKGRDGKAARFPLVSVSLAILDCDQNLSLSHIAEQAASLKKWAKSIEGNCFVRERRKR from the coding sequence ATGCTTCAACTTATAAAAAAGACCGGATTTTCATTATCAGGGCACAAGGATTTGAAAAAAAATTCACTGACAGGCCCGGGAATAGGCAGCCTGATTCAAAACGCTAAGAAGCTAGATATACTATATTTTTCAATTAACGATTTTCCTATTTTTGAAAATATGTACGGCCATGAATGGGTAACAAGGGTGGAAAATGAGCTTTCCGAAATTCTTAACAGGGAAGGCTTAAAAAAATTAAAACATCAGAACTTCCACATATTCACCTTTAATCATGGCGAATTTTTTATTCTTAATCCGTTGGAGCATACTCATAGTTCAACTCTGGAACAACTCGCCTACGAAATTAAAGTAGCTATAGAAAATGCTCTAAAATCAGATCAAATAAGTAAAATTGGAAATACCGTAACCATTAATTCAGGATACAGTGTATACAAAGCATCACATTCTGATGATAGCTCATGGATAGGATTCCTTTCGGCAATAGGCGACGCCAGACTTGAGGCTCAGAAAAAAACAGATTTCGGGAACCTTGAACTGGGAGAAGAATTCCTGAAGGTACTCAAAGAAAAGAGCATAACCCCTTTATTTCAGCCAATTATTGATCTGCAAAATCAGGGAATTCTAGGTTGGGAGGCTTTGTCCAGAGGACCAAAAAACTCTCCGTTTCACTCTCCTCTCACCCTTTTTGATATGGCAGAAAATCTCGGAAAACTATTTCCACTTGAAAAAATATGCCGTGAACTGGCAATCACAGAATTCGGACAGGTTCTTCCACATCAGAAACTATTTCTAAATATTCACCCGAGAACAATTGGGGACCCTAATTTTTCTCCCGGTGAAACAATCAGACTCCTGAACAGATACGGGTTGCAACCCGAAAATATTGTTTTTGAAATAACAGAAAGGCACAGTGTAAAAGACTTTAAAAATTTTCATCAGACCATGGAGCACTATAGAAATCAGGGCTACAATATAGCTATTGATGATGCCGGGACAGGTTACTCCGGTTTATGCACCATAGCGGAAATCAAACCTGATTATATAAAATTAGATAAATCGTTCATTGATAACATTGATACAAATAAAGTCAGCCGTGCTCTGATTGAAACATTTACCGACTTTGCCAACAAAATAGGCGCAAGAGTCATCGTTGAAGGGATAGAAACAAAAAGTCAGGCTCTTGCTGTTACTGATATGGGAGTTCATCTGGGGCAGGGATATTTTTTTGCCAGACCGGGTAATCCCAGACCTTCAATACGAGAAGAAGCACTGCATATAGGGGCTTTTTCAAGAATAAAAACCGAAACAAATGTCTGCCGACTCCCTGTCTCAACCCTTGTCCGTAAGACTGACTCTGTAGAATATGACACTCCTGTTCCACTGGTTCAAAACATCTTTGATCAGACAGGCCCTGTCAGCAGTGTAGTGGTTGTTAATAACTCAACACCATTCGGGCTTGTAATGGATTACAACCTTAACCGACACCTTTCTGGAAAATTCGGAGTGGCCCTCTACTCAAACAGACCCATAACCGCTGTTATGGATAATAAACCTCTTATTGTAGATCACCTGTCACCTGTAGAGCAAGTTTCAAAGCAGGCAATGGCAAGAGAACGCCAGAAAGCTTATGATGATATAATTGTAACCCGCAATAACGAACTTATTGGAGTCGTGTCAGTTCAGAAACTTCTGGACACACTTGCCCATGCTCAGGTTGAAATGGCCAGAGGCACTAACCCCCTTACAGGGTTGCCTGGAAACCTTGATATCGAGCGTGAAGTTGAAAGGCGGATGAAACTGGATCAAAAGTATAGCATTATATACGCAGATCTAGACAACTTTAAAGTTTACAATGATACATACGGGTTCAAGAACGGCGATAAAATAATACTGCTGATTGCAAAAATTCTTGAATGGGGTGTTTGCAAGCATGGTTGCGAAGATGATTTTGTCGGCCACATAGGCGGAGATGATTTTGTAGTCATAACACATCCTGAAAAGGCTGAAAGAATCTGTCAGTCCATTACCAGATGTTTTAAACGCGCCGTAAAATCAAGCTATAATAAAGAGGACGCTTCAAGAGGCTGCATGGAAGGAAAAGGACGAGATGGTAAAGCAGCCAGATTTCCACTTGTTTCCGTTTCACTGGCCATTCTCGACTGTGATCAGAACCTGTCATTAAGCCATATTGCAGAACAGGCAGCATCCCTAAAAAAATGGGCTAAATCAATTGAAGGCAACTGTTTCGTCCGTGAACGCCGGAAAAGATAA